One window of Pseudacidobacterium ailaaui genomic DNA carries:
- a CDS encoding glycoside hydrolase family 9 protein, giving the protein MLNTIKFCLLFILISGPGLFGADFTMRVNDKNYLDAQGFSVFLYDSTYHPVFVDQKNAALEMILHDQRIATNGDVRLVPTPEQWDLVATLKRRHADKANNRLTADLAFPSFDFSYTLEVAAEPGGVRVSVNLDKPLPQKLVGRAGFNLEFLPSIYMGKAYLVDGTKAGIFPRTPNDPMVKVLPLPDEPKKAYYLEDWDRAKGYMQPLPFAEGTSITLGVDDALARVKVTSDTTDLMLFDGRDRAQNGWFVLRSLIPSGKTAGAIVWHVRPDVIPNWTRPPMIAHSQVGYAPDFSKVAVLELDPKYKGPKTAKVLRLTENGSYKQVFEGPITPAMPWLRYVYSKFDFTSVREPGLYVIEYADQRTAPFPIAKDVYANIWQDSLDHHLAEQMDHVSVREGYHMWHGASHLDDGRMAPVVGEQFDGWYQDKATDGKYKGGDHIPGMNVGGWYDAGDFDLEEPAQLSVIQSLALAYREFHLKYDELTVNEAAREVEMHRPDGVPDTVEQVKHGALYILAQFHNIGHAIRGTHEPDLRQYTQIGDGASKTDNRIYDPKLGPNEVKGDFSGKPDDRWIFTTNNPFFQWNAIAALAAAADVLKGWDDALAKDCLDTAIKAWNEEKAHPTQYPARLTGSGVLAASQGAVSHPGQRSSGASTTSGMTSAPATPPAGFGPPGVNVGLDWAAALELTITTHGAEPYKSRVRELFPQMIMPQQMDMYGWTAVRALPYLDTSAKEQMREAVKNYMASLDKQLDATPFGVPPSLGTWGGSGAVVNMAIRMYFLHKAFPDLVGPEYTLRAINYILGTHPVSSTSYVAGVGTVSKIKTYSNNRADNSYIPGAVIPGYIIIKPDFPECIDDFGFLWFEDEAVVAESASWVIAGNAADAITKEAK; this is encoded by the coding sequence ATGCTTAACACGATCAAGTTTTGTCTTCTTTTTATCCTGATCTCTGGCCCTGGCCTGTTCGGTGCTGATTTCACCATGAGGGTGAACGACAAGAATTACCTGGACGCTCAGGGCTTCAGCGTATTTCTGTACGACAGTACATATCACCCAGTTTTCGTAGACCAGAAGAATGCGGCCTTAGAGATGATCCTTCACGACCAGCGCATCGCCACCAATGGCGATGTGCGACTGGTGCCGACCCCCGAGCAGTGGGACCTGGTAGCGACCCTTAAAAGAAGACATGCCGATAAGGCCAATAACCGCCTTACGGCAGATCTCGCGTTTCCGAGCTTTGATTTCAGCTATACATTGGAAGTCGCGGCGGAGCCAGGTGGTGTGAGGGTCAGTGTGAATCTGGACAAGCCGCTGCCGCAGAAGTTGGTTGGAAGAGCAGGTTTTAACCTGGAGTTCCTGCCTTCGATCTATATGGGAAAAGCCTACCTGGTGGACGGAACCAAGGCCGGCATCTTCCCTCGCACACCGAATGATCCCATGGTCAAGGTTTTGCCGCTGCCCGACGAGCCGAAAAAGGCATACTATCTGGAGGACTGGGACAGAGCAAAAGGATATATGCAGCCGCTGCCCTTTGCTGAAGGCACGAGCATTACCCTGGGAGTTGACGACGCGCTGGCCCGAGTCAAGGTTACGTCAGACACCACCGACCTTATGTTGTTTGACGGTCGTGACAGGGCGCAGAACGGTTGGTTTGTTTTGCGCTCGTTGATTCCTTCTGGCAAGACCGCAGGGGCCATCGTCTGGCATGTCCGACCGGACGTGATTCCGAACTGGACAAGGCCGCCGATGATTGCGCACAGCCAGGTTGGTTATGCACCAGATTTTTCCAAAGTTGCGGTGCTTGAGCTCGATCCGAAGTACAAGGGTCCAAAGACAGCCAAAGTTCTGCGCCTGACGGAAAACGGATCTTACAAGCAGGTTTTTGAGGGGCCGATTACGCCCGCAATGCCTTGGTTGCGCTATGTTTACTCAAAATTTGATTTCACCTCGGTCCGGGAGCCGGGTCTGTATGTCATCGAATATGCAGACCAGCGTACGGCACCCTTTCCAATTGCGAAGGATGTTTATGCGAACATCTGGCAGGACAGCCTGGACCATCACCTCGCCGAGCAGATGGACCACGTCTCGGTGCGCGAGGGTTACCATATGTGGCACGGCGCTTCGCATCTGGACGATGGGCGCATGGCGCCAGTGGTCGGCGAACAATTCGACGGATGGTATCAAGACAAGGCAACGGACGGGAAGTATAAGGGCGGCGACCACATCCCAGGAATGAACGTAGGCGGCTGGTACGATGCAGGCGACTTTGATTTGGAGGAACCTGCGCAGCTCAGCGTGATTCAGTCCTTAGCGCTGGCCTATCGTGAATTCCATCTCAAATATGACGAACTGACGGTGAACGAAGCTGCGCGAGAAGTTGAGATGCACCGCCCGGACGGTGTCCCCGATACGGTTGAACAAGTCAAGCACGGTGCGCTGTATATTCTGGCGCAGTTCCACAATATCGGCCACGCCATTCGCGGCACTCACGAACCAGATCTGCGCCAGTATACGCAGATTGGCGACGGAGCATCGAAGACCGATAACCGCATCTATGATCCAAAGCTCGGGCCAAATGAAGTCAAAGGCGACTTCTCCGGAAAGCCGGACGACCGCTGGATTTTCACGACGAACAATCCATTTTTCCAATGGAATGCTATTGCGGCTCTGGCCGCAGCCGCCGACGTGCTGAAAGGCTGGGACGACGCACTCGCTAAAGACTGCCTCGATACCGCGATCAAAGCGTGGAACGAGGAGAAGGCCCACCCTACGCAGTACCCGGCGCGTCTTACCGGGAGTGGAGTTCTTGCGGCGTCTCAGGGCGCGGTGTCTCATCCAGGACAGAGGAGCTCGGGCGCTTCGACAACTTCCGGCATGACAAGCGCACCGGCAACACCTCCCGCCGGTTTCGGCCCTCCCGGAGTCAATGTTGGACTTGATTGGGCGGCGGCCCTGGAATTAACTATAACCACCCATGGCGCTGAGCCCTATAAGTCCCGCGTGAGGGAGCTCTTTCCTCAGATGATCATGCCACAGCAGATGGACATGTATGGCTGGACCGCGGTCCGTGCGTTGCCTTATCTGGACACCAGCGCAAAAGAACAAATGCGGGAAGCAGTGAAGAACTATATGGCGAGTCTGGATAAGCAGCTGGATGCCACACCGTTCGGAGTGCCTCCCAGTCTGGGCACATGGGGCGGCTCAGGTGCCGTGGTAAACATGGCTATCCGGATGTACTTTCTGCACAAGGCATTTCCCGACCTTGTGGGCCCTGAATACACACTTCGAGCTATTAACTACATTCTTGGTACACATCCGGTGTCCAGCACTTCGTACGTAGCCGGTGTGGGCACGGTCTCAAAGATCAAGACCTACAGCAATAACCGAGCCGATAACTCCTACATTCCGGGCGCCGTGATTCCGGGATACATCATCATCAAGCCGGATTTTCCCGAGTGCATTGACGACTTCGGATTTCTCTGGTTCGAGGATGAAGCTGTGGTGGCCGAATCGGCAAGCTGGGTTATTGCCGGCAATGCTGCCGATGCGATCACGAAAGAAGCGAAGTAG
- a CDS encoding alpha/beta hydrolase-fold protein, with amino-acid sequence MRSIAIGVVFALSFCFAQDSSDFKPASSNVLDAQYPKVDSNSRVLVRIMAPNASTVKLNFWSGPKMDMVKQADGSWTATTPPMAPGLHYYTINVDGAEVSDPGSTAYFGGGKWASAVEVPEAGADYYLPQNVPHGQVREIWYHSSVTGSWRHALVYLHPGYDASKTRYPVLYLQHGGGEDETGWIRQGKANFILDNLIASGSTKPMIVVMANGYASRAGYVVPDLSGKPFGSPGFLEVMQERMGAFEDDMTQVLIPFIDKTFRTIADRDHRAMAGLSMGGMQTFQVTFNHLDLFSYIGGFSGAMNVFARGNNSLDLNTAFHGAMADPYAFAKRVHLLWIGVGTDEPTRMKEGIEDLHASLEKAGIQHVFYESSGTSHEWQTWRRDLREFAPRLFQPVGQPSSVGHGK; translated from the coding sequence GTGAGATCGATTGCAATCGGAGTGGTATTCGCACTGAGCTTCTGCTTTGCGCAGGATTCGAGTGACTTCAAACCCGCAAGTTCCAATGTTCTCGATGCACAGTATCCAAAAGTTGACAGCAATTCACGTGTCCTAGTTCGCATCATGGCACCAAATGCAAGCACGGTAAAACTTAATTTCTGGAGCGGCCCAAAGATGGACATGGTCAAGCAGGCGGATGGGTCTTGGACCGCAACGACTCCTCCCATGGCCCCGGGGCTCCATTACTACACCATCAATGTGGATGGGGCCGAGGTCAGCGATCCGGGCAGCACGGCCTACTTTGGCGGAGGTAAGTGGGCGAGCGCTGTCGAAGTGCCTGAGGCAGGAGCGGATTATTACCTGCCGCAGAATGTTCCTCATGGACAAGTGCGCGAAATTTGGTATCACTCCAGTGTGACAGGTAGTTGGCGCCATGCGCTTGTCTATCTGCACCCGGGTTATGACGCATCAAAGACGCGCTATCCAGTGCTCTATTTGCAACACGGCGGGGGTGAAGATGAAACAGGGTGGATCCGCCAGGGCAAAGCAAACTTTATCCTCGATAATCTAATTGCCAGCGGAAGCACGAAACCGATGATCGTGGTAATGGCGAACGGCTATGCCAGTCGCGCTGGTTATGTGGTTCCTGACCTGAGTGGAAAACCGTTCGGCTCTCCAGGGTTTCTAGAGGTGATGCAGGAGCGGATGGGTGCGTTTGAAGATGACATGACACAAGTGTTAATACCCTTTATTGACAAGACATTTCGCACCATAGCTGATCGGGACCATCGGGCCATGGCGGGCCTTTCGATGGGCGGCATGCAAACGTTTCAGGTTACGTTCAACCATCTTGATCTGTTCTCATACATCGGCGGCTTTAGCGGCGCGATGAATGTGTTTGCAAGAGGAAACAACAGCCTAGACCTAAACACTGCGTTTCACGGCGCAATGGCAGATCCATATGCGTTCGCAAAGCGCGTGCATCTGCTTTGGATCGGCGTGGGTACTGATGAACCGACGCGCATGAAAGAAGGGATCGAGGACCTACACGCATCTCTTGAGAAAGCTGGGATCCAGCATGTGTTTTATGAATCATCCGGTACCAGCCACGAGTGGCAGACATGGCGCCGGGATCTGAGAGAGTTCGCTCCGCGGCTGTTTCAGCCAGTCGGGCAACCATCATCCGTGGGCCATGGAAAGTAA
- a CDS encoding glyoxalase superfamily protein, with amino-acid sequence MVEAIQFQQVVPILRIFDVQKADEFYLGFLGFAVDWDHRYDENAPLYRQISRNGLVLHLSEHHGDGSPGARLRVMMRGVREFHCEISEKGYRYMRPGLDTTEWGTLETVAIDPFGNMLSFCERIETEAKSSAS; translated from the coding sequence ATGGTGGAGGCCATCCAATTTCAGCAGGTCGTACCAATCCTGCGCATTTTTGACGTTCAGAAAGCCGACGAATTCTACCTCGGTTTCCTGGGCTTCGCCGTCGACTGGGACCACCGCTACGACGAGAACGCTCCGCTGTACCGGCAGATTTCTCGGAACGGGCTTGTCCTGCATCTGAGCGAACATCATGGTGATGGCTCGCCTGGCGCACGGCTTCGAGTGATGATGCGCGGCGTTCGCGAGTTTCATTGCGAGATCAGCGAGAAAGGGTATCGCTACATGCGTCCAGGCTTGGACACCACCGAATGGGGCACGCTCGAGACTGTGGCGATAGATCCTTTTGGAAACATGCTCAGCTTCTGTGAACGAATCGAAACGGAAGCAAAGTCATCTGCTTCGTGA
- the topA gene encoding type I DNA topoisomerase, whose protein sequence is MSKSLVIVESPAKAKTINKYLGKDYTVEASLGHIKDLPKNEIGVELKHRTFEPELVIIPGKEKVVDRLKKLAAKSEAVYLAPDPDREGEAIAAHLAEELSKVVKKNAIHRVTFNEITPKAVRDAFQHARKIDSHLVDAQTTRRVLDRLVGYQVSPLLWDKVRRGLSAGRVQTVAVRLIVEREREIKAFKPVEYWTIDAELEAHKSAPFTARFVGIDGQRARVETVDAPALPNQQLTDEVIAQLKGASWSVRSVERKERRRNSAAPFTTSKLQQDAARQLGFNVKRTMGVAQRLYEGVDIGNETVGLITYMRTDSTRVAPEAITAVRNWIKSNLGDAYLPASANTFKSKKDAQDAHEAIRPTNVDLHPDEIRKYLSEEQYKLYKLIWRRFVASQMTPAVFDQTTVDIVARADRSYDFRVTGSVLRFDGYLKVYEEARDTKDEEDEALANKLPALREGQSLSLRGLKPEQHFTEPPPRYNEASLVKELEERGIGRPSTYASIINTIQDREYVQKIGGRSGRFVPTEIGTVVNDLLVKNFPYIFDTQYTAKLEEELDDIEDGREKWTDLLKGFYGHFEGELKDASKHMENIKRMEKPTDEKCPQCGSPLVLKWGKFGSFYACSSYDKKKKGSCDYTRENFEAKPHLQTEGQEEQEEEYCENCGRVMVLRNGPWGPFMACPGYNEDPPCKTVRRLNQKQQQKPPEPIDESCPKCGKQLVKRMGQYGEFISCSGYPKCKYIKQNTIGVKCPKCHEGEIVEKKARRGNIFYGCENYPKCDFTANYKPVDQKCPECGSSYLLEKTLKSGIYLVCPNRKAASDEEEGTRKRRRKGEEEPTVACNYSKRIADAPEADRPKAETHAPLVEQPA, encoded by the coding sequence ATGAGTAAATCACTTGTGATCGTCGAGTCTCCCGCAAAAGCCAAGACGATCAACAAATATCTGGGCAAAGACTACACGGTCGAGGCATCCCTCGGTCACATCAAGGATTTGCCCAAAAACGAAATTGGCGTTGAATTAAAACACCGCACCTTTGAGCCGGAACTGGTCATTATCCCCGGCAAGGAAAAGGTCGTGGACCGCCTGAAAAAGCTGGCCGCTAAATCAGAAGCGGTCTACCTTGCGCCTGACCCCGACCGCGAAGGCGAGGCCATTGCCGCGCACCTGGCGGAAGAACTGAGCAAGGTCGTCAAAAAGAACGCCATCCATCGCGTCACCTTCAACGAGATCACACCCAAGGCCGTGCGCGATGCCTTTCAGCACGCGCGCAAAATTGATTCCCATCTGGTGGACGCGCAGACCACGCGCCGCGTCCTGGACCGGCTGGTAGGCTATCAGGTTTCTCCCCTGCTGTGGGACAAGGTCCGCCGCGGCCTTTCTGCTGGCCGCGTGCAGACAGTGGCCGTCCGCCTCATCGTCGAGCGCGAGCGTGAGATCAAAGCTTTCAAACCAGTGGAATACTGGACGATTGACGCCGAGCTGGAAGCACACAAATCGGCCCCTTTCACCGCACGCTTTGTCGGTATCGACGGCCAGCGCGCCCGCGTGGAAACAGTGGACGCACCTGCGCTCCCCAATCAGCAGCTGACTGATGAGGTCATCGCGCAATTGAAAGGTGCCTCATGGTCGGTCCGCTCCGTGGAGCGCAAAGAGCGCAGGCGCAATTCTGCCGCGCCCTTCACCACCAGCAAGCTCCAGCAGGATGCGGCCCGCCAGTTGGGCTTCAACGTAAAGCGCACGATGGGCGTAGCACAACGCCTCTATGAAGGCGTCGACATCGGCAATGAGACCGTCGGTCTGATTACTTACATGCGTACGGACTCTACCCGTGTCGCACCTGAAGCCATCACCGCCGTGCGCAACTGGATCAAGTCCAACCTTGGCGATGCTTATCTGCCAGCATCTGCAAATACGTTTAAGTCCAAAAAGGACGCACAGGATGCACACGAGGCCATTCGTCCGACCAATGTGGACCTGCACCCGGACGAGATCCGCAAGTATCTGAGTGAAGAACAGTACAAACTGTATAAGCTCATCTGGCGGCGCTTTGTGGCCTCGCAGATGACTCCGGCCGTCTTTGATCAGACCACAGTGGACATCGTCGCCCGCGCTGACCGCAGCTATGACTTCCGTGTTACCGGATCGGTGCTCCGCTTTGACGGCTACCTCAAGGTCTACGAAGAGGCCAGGGACACAAAGGATGAGGAAGATGAAGCACTCGCCAACAAGCTTCCTGCACTCCGTGAAGGCCAGTCCCTCTCACTCCGCGGACTGAAGCCCGAGCAGCATTTCACCGAACCGCCTCCGCGCTATAACGAAGCGTCGCTGGTCAAGGAGCTCGAAGAACGCGGCATTGGCCGTCCCTCCACTTATGCCTCCATCATCAACACGATCCAGGACCGTGAGTACGTGCAGAAGATTGGCGGCCGGTCCGGCCGTTTTGTCCCCACGGAAATTGGTACCGTGGTCAACGACCTGCTGGTAAAAAATTTCCCCTATATCTTCGACACCCAATATACGGCAAAACTTGAAGAAGAACTGGATGACATCGAAGACGGTCGGGAAAAGTGGACCGACCTCCTTAAAGGCTTCTATGGCCACTTTGAGGGAGAGCTGAAAGACGCCAGTAAGCACATGGAGAACATCAAGCGGATGGAGAAGCCGACAGATGAGAAGTGTCCTCAGTGTGGCTCTCCGCTGGTGCTGAAATGGGGCAAATTTGGCTCTTTTTATGCTTGCAGTTCCTACGACAAGAAAAAGAAGGGCAGCTGCGACTACACCCGGGAGAACTTCGAAGCCAAGCCTCATCTTCAGACCGAGGGCCAGGAAGAGCAAGAAGAGGAATATTGCGAAAACTGTGGCCGTGTCATGGTCCTGCGCAACGGCCCCTGGGGGCCATTCATGGCCTGCCCCGGCTATAACGAGGACCCACCGTGCAAGACCGTTCGCCGCTTGAACCAAAAGCAGCAACAGAAGCCACCAGAACCGATCGATGAAAGCTGCCCAAAGTGTGGCAAGCAGTTGGTGAAACGCATGGGCCAGTACGGCGAGTTCATCTCTTGCTCTGGCTACCCGAAATGCAAATACATCAAACAGAACACCATCGGCGTGAAATGCCCGAAGTGCCATGAAGGCGAGATCGTCGAGAAAAAGGCGCGTCGCGGGAACATCTTTTATGGATGCGAGAACTACCCGAAGTGCGACTTCACAGCAAACTATAAACCCGTGGACCAGAAGTGCCCGGAATGCGGTTCCTCCTATCTGCTGGAGAAGACCTTAAAGTCGGGCATCTACCTTGTCTGCCCCAACCGCAAGGCTGCATCTGACGAGGAAGAAGGCACCAGGAAACGTAGACGGAAAGGGGAGGAAGAACCAACGGTGGCCTGCAACTATTCAAAGCGAATCGCAGATGCTCCGGAAGCAGACCGTCCCAAGGCCGAAACCCATGCTCCTCTGGTCGAGCAACCGGCCTGA
- the dprA gene encoding DNA-processing protein DprA, whose product MTTAASYEAVAGERLAWLALALTPGLGPRRIRAAVRQTQSAEEVLRLPLTGLEALNFPAQSVQFIADGEAFRAASQEWEAMQKAGITFLTCQDPEYPPRLQQIFDPPALLWVRGDTSLLSKPAIAVVGTRHPTPYGTGMAEMLSRDLAARGMVILSGMARGVDTAAHKGALAANGKTIAVWGTGLDIIYPKENKSLAEQIIATGGAIVSEFPMGTFPAPQNFPKRNRILSGMSIGVLVVEAGEHSGTRVTARCALEQDRDVFAVPGNVTTRNAWGPNTLIKQGAKLVATWEDVWEELPTQVRLEIESTWELASKPQPGASLFQEAPLPPAESRLMSVLRHDEALQLDEIMEKLEPELSSSEVFTALFELELAGRIKQLPGKNYVKSF is encoded by the coding sequence ATGACCACTGCTGCTTCCTATGAAGCCGTCGCGGGAGAACGCCTCGCCTGGCTCGCCCTTGCACTGACTCCGGGTCTTGGCCCCCGTCGTATCCGCGCTGCTGTCCGTCAGACTCAATCTGCTGAAGAAGTCCTTCGCCTACCTCTTACCGGACTGGAAGCGCTCAACTTCCCTGCCCAGTCCGTGCAGTTCATCGCAGATGGAGAGGCATTCCGCGCGGCCAGTCAGGAGTGGGAAGCCATGCAAAAGGCCGGCATCACATTTCTCACCTGCCAGGACCCGGAATACCCGCCGCGCTTACAACAGATCTTTGACCCGCCGGCTCTGCTCTGGGTCCGTGGCGACACATCCCTGCTTTCTAAACCTGCCATTGCCGTCGTTGGCACTCGTCATCCCACCCCCTACGGGACTGGCATGGCCGAAATGCTTTCCCGGGACCTGGCCGCTCGTGGAATGGTCATTCTTAGCGGAATGGCGCGCGGTGTAGACACTGCCGCCCACAAAGGCGCCCTGGCCGCCAACGGTAAAACCATAGCCGTCTGGGGAACGGGCCTTGACATCATTTATCCCAAGGAAAACAAGTCTCTCGCTGAGCAGATCATCGCCACCGGCGGAGCCATCGTCTCTGAGTTTCCCATGGGAACCTTTCCTGCTCCGCAAAACTTTCCAAAGCGCAATCGCATCCTTAGCGGAATGAGTATCGGCGTACTGGTCGTCGAAGCGGGCGAGCATAGCGGAACACGTGTGACCGCCCGTTGTGCTCTTGAACAGGACCGTGACGTCTTTGCCGTTCCCGGCAACGTGACCACCAGAAACGCCTGGGGCCCTAACACGTTGATAAAACAGGGAGCTAAACTTGTCGCCACCTGGGAGGACGTCTGGGAAGAGCTGCCTACACAGGTTCGTCTGGAAATCGAATCCACCTGGGAGCTTGCATCAAAACCGCAACCTGGTGCATCGTTATTTCAGGAAGCTCCCTTGCCGCCCGCTGAGTCCCGTCTGATGAGTGTGCTTCGGCATGACGAAGCATTGCAACTGGACGAGATCATGGAGAAGCTGGAGCCAGAGCTGAGTTCGTCAGAAGTGTTTACCGCGCTTTTTGAATTGGAGCTCGCAGGACGCATCAAACAACTTCCGGGCAAAAATTACGTCAAAAGTTTTTGA
- a CDS encoding TIGR00282 family metallophosphoesterase, which produces MRILFVGDVFGSAGRRIVREHIGHIIEERHIDLVIMNGENAAGGFGLTPAIADELFDMGAHVITTGNHVWDKREILEYLQSVPADSHERPRRVLRPANYVSGTPGHGFYQGQLPSGQPYAVMNLQGRVFMGQSDDPFRTADALLKHITARVIFVDFHAEATSEKAALGWYLNGRVTAVIGTHTHVPTADDRILPGGTAYQTDAGMSGPYESVIGVEKDLVLQRFLTGMPGKFEAAKGDPRMAATIIECDGETGRAKGIQRLLLGE; this is translated from the coding sequence TTGCGCATTCTTTTCGTAGGAGATGTTTTCGGCAGTGCCGGGCGCCGCATCGTGCGCGAGCACATCGGCCACATTATCGAAGAACGACACATTGATCTGGTCATCATGAACGGTGAAAACGCTGCCGGTGGCTTCGGACTGACCCCGGCCATCGCCGATGAGCTTTTTGACATGGGCGCCCACGTCATCACCACGGGAAACCATGTCTGGGACAAACGCGAAATCCTGGAGTATCTGCAATCCGTCCCTGCAGACAGCCACGAGCGACCTCGTCGTGTTCTCCGCCCGGCAAATTATGTGTCCGGCACCCCGGGACATGGTTTTTATCAGGGGCAGCTTCCCTCCGGTCAGCCCTATGCTGTGATGAATCTCCAGGGCCGCGTTTTTATGGGGCAAAGCGACGACCCCTTCCGCACGGCCGACGCCCTGCTGAAACACATCACTGCCCGGGTCATCTTTGTCGATTTCCATGCCGAAGCAACTTCTGAAAAAGCCGCCCTCGGCTGGTACCTCAATGGCCGGGTAACAGCAGTCATCGGCACCCATACCCATGTGCCGACCGCAGATGATCGCATCCTGCCAGGAGGCACAGCGTATCAGACGGATGCAGGAATGAGCGGTCCTTATGAAAGCGTCATTGGCGTAGAAAAAGACCTCGTCCTACAGCGCTTTCTTACTGGAATGCCAGGAAAGTTTGAGGCGGCGAAAGGCGACCCGCGCATGGCCGCCACAATCATTGAATGCGACGGAGAAACAGGCAGGGCAAAGGGGATCCAGAGGCTGCTGCTCGGCGAATAA
- a CDS encoding Rrf2 family transcriptional regulator yields MAVNTRFATGVHALLLLAAEPDVLQTSEDVARKLHTNPVVVRRVFLQLQEAGLVKSVKGPNGGTRLARSAKDITLAHAWRALDGGELFHVPPDGKINSFLEQEFKSVRKALEKELAKTTLSQIAKKAGKGGKKEKR; encoded by the coding sequence ATGGCCGTCAATACCCGATTCGCAACCGGAGTACACGCATTGCTTCTGCTCGCTGCCGAACCGGATGTACTACAAACTTCAGAAGACGTAGCGCGCAAGCTCCATACCAATCCCGTCGTTGTCCGCCGCGTATTTCTGCAATTGCAGGAGGCTGGTCTGGTAAAGAGCGTCAAAGGGCCCAACGGCGGCACCCGTCTTGCGCGGTCAGCCAAGGACATCACACTGGCCCATGCCTGGCGCGCCCTCGATGGCGGCGAGCTTTTCCATGTTCCGCCAGACGGGAAAATCAATTCTTTTCTCGAACAGGAATTCAAGAGCGTCCGCAAGGCACTGGAAAAAGAGCTGGCCAAGACCACCCTGAGCCAGATTGCGAAAAAGGCAGGGAAGGGCGGGAAGAAAGAAAAACGCTGA